In Equus quagga isolate Etosha38 chromosome 14, UCLA_HA_Equagga_1.0, whole genome shotgun sequence, one DNA window encodes the following:
- the S1PR2 gene encoding sphingosine 1-phosphate receptor 2 has protein sequence MGSLYSEYLSPSKVLEHYNYTKETLDTQEASRQVASSLIILLCCAIVLENLLVLIAVIRNSKFHSAMYLFLGNLAASDLLAGVAFVANTLLSGPVTLRLTPVQWFAREGSAFITLSASVFSLLAIAIERHVAIAKVKVYGSDKSCRMLLLIGASWLISLVLGGLPILGWNCLGLLEACSTVLPLYAKQYVLCVVSIFSIILLAIVVLYIRIYCVVRSSHPDVTGPQTLALLKTVTIVLGVFIVCWLPAFSILLLDYACPVRACPILYKAQYFFAFATLNSLLNPVIYTWRSQDLRQEVLRLLLCWRPAARMQGRRAGTPGHSLLPLRSSSSLERSTHMPISPTCLEGNTEV, from the coding sequence ATGGGCAGCCTGTACTCGGAGTACCTCAGCCCCAGCAAGGTCCTGGAACACTATAATTACACCAAGGAGACGCTGGACACGCAGGAGGCCTCCCGCCAGGTGGCCTCGAGCCTGATCATCCTCCTCTGCTGTGCCATCGTGCTGGAGAACCTGCTGGTGCTCATCGCCGTCATACGCAACAGTAAGTTCCACTCGGCCATGTACCTGTTCCTGGGCAACCTGGCCGCCTCGGACCTGCTGGCGGGCGTGGCCTTTGTCGCCAACACTTTGCTCTCAGGCCCGGTCACGCTGCGCCTGACACCTGTACAGTGGTTCGCCCGCGAGGGCTCTGCCTTCATCACGCTCTCCGCCTCCGTCTTCAGCCTCCTGGCCATCGCCATCGAGCGGCACGTGGCCATTGCCAAGGTCAAGGTCTACGGCAGCGACAAGAGCTGTCGCATGCTGCTGCTCATCGGCGCCTCGTGGCTCATCTCGCTGGTTCTCGGGGGCCTGCCCATCCTTGGCTGGAACTGTCTGGGCCTCCTGGAGGCCTGCTCCACCGTTCTGCCGCTCTACGCCAAGCAGTACGTGCTCTGCGTGGTCTCCATCTTTTCCATTATCTTGTTGGCCATCGTGGTGCTGTACATCCGCATCTACTGCGTGGTCCGCTCCAGCCATCCCGATGTGACTGGCCCACAGACGTTGGCCCTGCTCAAGACGGTCACCATCGTGCTGGGCGTTTTCATCGTCTGCTGGCTGCCCGCCTTTAGCATCCTCCTCCTGGACTACGCCTGTCCCGTCCGGGCCTGCCCCATCCTCTACAAGGCCCAGTACTTCTTTGCCTTCGCCACCCTCAACTCACTGCTCAACCCTGTCATCTACACGTGGCGCAGCCAGGACCTGCGGCAGGAGGTGTTGCGGCTGCTGCTGTGCTGGCGGCCTGCGGCGAGGATGCAGGGACGGCGGGCCGGGACCCCAGGCCACAGCCTCCTGCCCCTCCGCAGCTCCAGCTCCCTGGAGAGGAGCACGCACATGCCCATATCACCCACGTGTCTGGAGGGCAACACGGAGGTCTGA